The genomic stretch CGCCACTGCCTTAAATGACTTCGCCGTTGCGCCCATAGCTCTACTTCGGCGCGCGCCCGAAATCTCCTGCCGTTCTCCTTGACACGCCCGGAAGGAGCCTCTATAATTGTAAACCAAAGCCATTATGCGAGGTTGACATTTTGGACTGGCTTCAAGGATTCCTGCACGGAACCCTGGAAGAACTGGAGCTGGCGCGCCTCAAACGCCAGCTCACCCCCCTTATCCCTGTAGGGCCGGTCCGGGCACTTTGGGAAGGCCGGGAAGTCGTTCTCTTCTGCAGCAACAATTATTTAGGACTCACTCATGACCCGCGGGTAATCGCCCGCGCGCAGGAAGCCCTTACCAAGTACGGCGCCGGCAGCGGCGCCGCCCGCCTGGTGAGCGGCCACACCCCCTTGCACCAGGCCCTCGAAGAAGCCCTCGCCCGCTTCAAAGGCGCGGCGCGCGCGCTGCTCTTCCCCACGGGCTATACAGCCAACATTGCGGTTCTGAGCGCTTTGGTGGGACGGCACGACATTGTTTTCTGCGACCGGCTCTGTCACGCATCACTCCTCGACGGCGTTCTTTTGAGCGGGGCCAAGCTCGTCCGCTTCCAGCATAACGATCCGGTCTCTTTACGCCGGCTCCTCGCCGCCCATCCGGGCCGCCGGCGGTTTGTGGTTACCGAAGGTGTTTTCTCCATGGATGGGGATATGGCGCCTCTCCGGGAGCTGGTTGCCCTGGCCGAAGAGTTTTCCCTGGTGGTAGTCGTCGACGACGCGCACGGCACCGGCACCGTCGGACCGGGCGGCAGAGGGGTCCTCGCCGCGCAGGGAATTTCCCCCGAAAAGGTAATCCTTACCGGCACGCTCTCCAAGGCCCTCGGGTCTTTAGGCGGTTTCGTCGCCGGGCCGGCAGTGCTGATTGAG from Thermodesulfitimonas autotrophica encodes the following:
- the bioF gene encoding 8-amino-7-oxononanoate synthase — its product is MDWLQGFLHGTLEELELARLKRQLTPLIPVGPVRALWEGREVVLFCSNNYLGLTHDPRVIARAQEALTKYGAGSGAARLVSGHTPLHQALEEALARFKGAARALLFPTGYTANIAVLSALVGRHDIVFCDRLCHASLLDGVLLSGAKLVRFQHNDPVSLRRLLAAHPGRRRFVVTEGVFSMDGDMAPLRELVALAEEFSLVVVVDDAHGTGTVGPGGRGVLAAQGISPEKVILTGTLSKALGSLGGFVAGPAVLIEYLTNRARPFIFTTALPPASVASAIAAIEILEAEPELVERLAENARLMREGLTALGISVPGETPILPLILGTPEKARRAQEYLLARGYYVPAIRPPTVPPGTARLRITVSAAHTKEEIAGFLAALREALAAA